The following DNA comes from Myxococcales bacterium.
TTTCTCCGTGGTGTTTCGCCATGCTGCGAACCGCGTCGAGCACCGGGGGTTTTCCGAGCATCGACCCGTTCGTGATCAGTATTAACCGCAGCGGGGGGGCGATGTTCCGCGCTTCGAGTGTCCGTACCACTACGTCCAGCGCGGCTGGGAAATCTGGCGAGGTCGTGGGTTCGCCGTTGCCGGAGAAGGCCACGTCGTTCAGCCGGCGTGCGCCCTCGGGCACCGAGCGTTGCATGAAATCGCCGTGCACGATGGCGTCGAGCATTTCGCCCAGCTCACGCTCCAGGAGCTCGAGATCGATGCGCGGCCCCTTGCCGAGAATCAGCCCCGGCACCTGACAGTAAACGCAGCGCCAATTGCAGGCGTTGTTCGGGTTCAGGTTGATGCCGACGCTCACTCCACCGGCGCGGCGCGAGACCACGGGATACACGTGGACCATGCCCGCGACGGAGCGCGAGTGATCCGTAACTTCGAGCGGGGCAAGTGTTTCGAGCCGATCAATCACTTGCCAGAGCATAACGCCGCAGACGGGTGGGTGACATCCGGCGGGAAAACCCAGGGAACCGCGCGCTCGGCTTGATCCCGGTGGGGGGCGTGCTTTCCTCAGTCCTCACCAATGCGTAGGTCGGAAGCAATGGGGACGGACGCGTGAGCGACGATGGGCGCGCTCACGACGCCGGCCAGGTGGCTGACACGGGGCCGCGACCTGCGGACCCGATGGTCGGCACGGTGCTCAAGGGTACTTACCAGGTGCTGCGCCGAGTCGCGGAAGGCGGCATGGGTGTCGTCTACGAAGGCGAGCACGTGCGCCTCAAACGCCGTGTCGCGATCAAGGTGCTGCTCTCGCAGTACGCGCGTCACCCCGAGGTGCTCGCGCGCTTTCGCCGGGAGGCCGAGATCGTCGGCGGCCTGGGTCATCCGCACATCGTGCAGGTCTTCGACGTCGACGAGACGGATACGAAGGATCCGTTCTTGGTCATGGAGTATCTCGAGGGAGAGACCCTGGCCGAGCGCCTCGAGCGGGAGCCGCGGCTGCCGCTTGCCGCTGCGCTCCGGGTCGCGACGCAGGTGGCGTCGGCCCTGACCAGCACCCACCTCAAGGAGATCGTTCACCGGGACTTGAAACCGGAGAACGTATTTCTGGTCAAGGCGACCGGCGAAAAGGAGTTCGTCAAGGTCCTCGACTTTGGCATCAGCAAGGTGCGCGGCGGCGGCCCGCGGCTGACAGCGCAGAACATGGTGATCGGCACACCCGCGTACATGGCGCCAGAGCAGGCGCGCGGTGAACGAGACGTGGACCACCGGGTCGATCAGTTCGCGCTGTCGGCCATCACCTACGAAATGCTGACGGGCCAGCTGCCGTTCCCCGGGGAAGATCCGGTGGAGATCATGAAGGGCGTGATCGGCGCGGACCCGATCCCATTGCGAAAGATTGCTTCGTGGATCCCCGAGGCCGTCGAGAATGTGGTGCTGCGCGGACTGTCGAAGAAACCGGCGGATCGCTTCTCCACCATCGCCGAGTTCGCGGCGGCGCTCGATCGGGCCGTCACCAGCGCGACCGCCACGTCCGCCAGCGAGCGTCGTACCGTGGCCGCGCCGATTTCCGAGGCGCCGGACCCGCCGGACGCTGCTAGCGCACCCAACGCTGCCAGCTCACGGAGCGCCGCGAGCTCGCCACCGAAATCGGCAGAAAAAATCGGCCCGGCTGGCACCTACAGTGCGCGGCCGAGCCAGTCCGTCGAAAAGATCCCGACCTCCGTCGCTCGCAACGAAAAGCCGACCCCACCGGCGCAGAGCCGGCAGCTGGAGCCCGCGCGTCCCCAGCGGGCGCCGAGCATCTCGATGATCCCGTCCAAGGGCCCGTTGCTGGACGAAGGTCGCATGCCCACTGCGCCCGCGCCAGAGAATCTGGTCGACCGCGTTGGTCCCGTGTCGCGGAGGCCGGTGACGCCCGGACCGCGCGCCGGGAGCTCGGAGCCACCTGCGCCGGAGTCTCGCCGTGGTCGGGACGGGCAGCTGCGCCTCGACGTTCCCCCGAGTGTACCGCCCTACGAGCGGATTTCTCGCGTGCCTTCCTCGCCCCCGAGCTCACCGCCACCAGAGAGCCGCGAACGAGCGCTCACGCCCGCCGGCTCGGGCGCTCGCAACGCCGTGCGCGCGCAGCGAGCGCTCGAAGAGGCGCGCGCCGCGCTCAAGCTGGGTCGCCTCGACGAGGCGGTGGAGCACGCCGAGAAATTGCTGGAGCTGGCCGTGTTCGGCAAGGAGACGGGGGTCTACGAGGTATTGCGTGCCGGCATGCCGGTCGTTGATCACATTTTCGAAGCGCGGGTGGGTCCGCTCGATCGCACCCTCGAAATTACCGCTGCGGCTCGCGATCAGAAGAAGATGAACCTGTCGAGCAAGGCGGCGTTCGTGCTCGCGTGCGCCGAGGGTGGCGTGACAATCCAGGAAGCGATCGATGTCTCGGGCATCCCGCGCCGCGACGTGATCCGTATGCTCGCCGGGCTGATGCGGCGCGGGGCGTTGGTTCCGCACTGAGCGCATGCAAGGCGCACCAGCGGGCGACTGGCGGAGGCGCTGGTGGCGCGCGCTGCTAGACTCTCGTTCCACGCCCAAGTGAAACCCGCCGACCACCCCGAGTTCTTCCGCTGGCCCGCCCCCGAGGGGCGCTCGCGGGAGAGCACCATTCGTCTGGATGAGAACGGACACTTCTGGCACGACGGCGCCCGCGTCGAACACCTCGGCATGCAGAAGGCGTTTGCCTCGTGGATCGCGCTCCACCCCGAAGACGGACGGTTCATCCTGACCAATGGCTGGGACTGGACGTACTTCACTGTCGACGACGTGCCGTTCTTCGTGAAGGGCCTGCACATCGACGGAGACACGGTGCAACTTCGCCTCTCGGACGATAGCCGCGAGGAGCTGGACCCCACATCCCTGTCCGTCGCCGACAACGACGCCGTCTACGTGCGCGTCAAGCAGGGGCGCTTCGACGCGCGCTTCACCCCCGAGGCGCAGACCGGTTTGGGCCCGCTCTTGGCCGAGAGCGACGCCGGTGAGCCCGTGCTCTCGCTGGCCGGTGTTCGCCATGCCATCCCCGCACGGCGCCGACGGCGGCCCCCAGAAAGCCCGGAGTAGAGATTGGATGGCGCTGCCTGTTCGAAAACGCTTCCGCTCGTGATAGAAGCGTCGCCCTCATGAAGGTCCTGGTAGCGGACAAGCTCAACCCGGCGGCGCTCGACGAGATGCGGACGCTGGGCGTCGAGGTGGTGTACCAGCCGGAGATCAGCGTCGATGAGCTCCCAGCGGCGGTCAAGGACGTCAACGTTCTCGTCGTGCGCGGCACGACGGTGCGCGCCGACGCGATGAAGGCCGGCGTGATGCTGAACCTGATCATTCGCGCGGGTGCCGGCGTGCGTAACATCGACGTGAAGACCGCGAGTGAGCGCGGCATCTACGTGGCCAACTGCCCAGGCAAGAACGCCTCCGCCGTGGCGGAGCTCACCATGACCCTGATGGGCTGCCTGGATCGGCGTGTGCCGGACGCGGTCAGCAGCTTGCGCTCGGGCAAGTGGGCCAAGGAAGAGTTCGCGAAGGCCAAGGGCCTTCGGGGCCGACGCCTGGGTATCGTCGGGTTCGGACACGTCGGTCGCGCAGTCGCGCGGCTCGCTGTGGCGTATGGGCTCGACGTGCACGCCTACAGTCGCTCGTCGATCCCGGCGCGAGCGGCGGAGCTCGGCGTCGGCTGGGCGCCCAACGTGCTCGAGCTCGCAAAACGCTCCGACATCTTGAGCGTTCACCTCGAGCTCAGCCAGCGGACTCGCGGCATCATCTCGCGGGAGGTGCTCGACGCGCTGCCGAACGGCGCGACCTTCGTGAACACCGCGGACCCCGGTCTCGTTGATTGGGCTGCGCTCACCGAGCTCGCCCCGATGAAGGATCTGCGCGTCGGACTCGACGTGCTGCCGAACGAGCCGGACACACGGGTCGCCGACTACGACAACCCCATCTTGCACGCGGGCCTGGTCTACGCGACGCCCCACATCGGCGCCTCGACGGACGAAGCGCAAGTTGCGATAGCCGCGGAGACTGTGCGAATTTTGCGCAGTTTCTTGGTCAAGGGTGAGGTGCCGAACGTGGTCAACATCGCCGCCTCGACCCGCGGGCGCTACGTGCTCGTGGTGCGCTTCCTGGACAAGGTGGGCGCGCTCGCCAACGTGCTCGGCGTACTGAAGCGTCACGCCATCAACATCCAGGAGCTCGAGAACACCGTGTTCGAGGGCGGCCGCGCAGGCTGCGCCAAGATCCGCACTGACACGCGGCCGAGCGAAGGCTGTCTTACCGAGATGATGGCGTTCACCGACGAAGTGCTGCACGTCGATCTGGTCACTCTGCCGAACCTCGCGTGATCGAGGGACACCCCCCCCCGCTGCCCGCCCGCACCTGGCAGCCTCGGCACGTGCGCCAAACGCATCGTCGCGCGGCGACCGTCCGGAGCAGGCGTCGTCCCGCACGCCGCCCGGCCGTGTTCGACCGGGACGCGGGTGTGGGGTGTCCGAGCGGTCGCAATCCGGTCCCCGGGTGGCGGAAGTTCATGGTCGGCGGGTCGAAGCTGACCTCGAACCCGAGCGCGCTCCGGGGTCGAGCAGCGTGGAGCGTTCTCCGCGTGCTGCGCTCCCGCACGCTTGGCGGCCGCGTGTTGCGCTCACGCACGCTTCCGTCGACCTGACTCGGCGCTCCGCCGAGGTGGAGCTCGCACGGTGCTCGGCGCGTGCTTGGAGATCCGCGCGGTAGCGCCAAGCGTCCGCTCGAATCACGGAGCGTCGCGAGGGCTCCGTGCTCGGGTGGCCTGAGCTCGCCGGGCGGGGCGCCTCCGCGAATGCGGCTGACTTGGTCGAGCGCAGCCACGCTCGAGCCAGGCCGCCTCGCTCGGGCCCGCGGGGCCCGCCCATCCACCCCGGCCCCCGACCCGGGCCTGGCCCAGCGAGCCGGGAGCCTGCCTCGCCACGGACCCCGGGCCCGGCGTTCAAGTATCTGGCCGGAAATTCGCGCTTATCCGCGCAGCTTGCGCTGGCCCGCGGCGTCGGTTAAATAGCCGGCCGACAACTCGGGTGGATCCTTACGGACCCCCTAATGGGGTCCGTTTTTTTTTGGCCGGGGCCCGCTAACTCGGCCGGAAAGCTTGGGGCCACTCGAGCGCGGGGTACGGCCGAGCCCTATCCCCGAGTCTGATCAACGCTCCTCATGTCCACGATAGCCCACGATCGCCTGCCTGGTCTCGACCGCGAGCGAATGCTTGCCGCGGTGGAGCCCGTGCTTCGCGCGCACGGCGTCGAGGGAGTCGAGCTCATCTGGCGGACCGACCGCAGCGGCTGGCTGCTGGAGCTGACCATCGAGCGACCCGGGACGCGCGTGCCGGGTGAAGGCGTGACTCTCGCCCTGTGCACGGACGTATCCCGCGATCTCAGCGCAGCGCTCGACGTCGCCGAGGTCTTGACCCACGCCTATCGGCTCGAGGTTGGATCTCCGGGTCTCGATCGCGCGCTCTACTCCGGCGACGACTACGCGCGCTTTGCGGGTCAGACCGCGAAACTGAAGCTGCGAGAGGCGCTCGACGGGCAAAAGGTGGTCCACGGAACGCTTCACGGGCTCAACGACTCGGGTCAGGTAGAGCTGGAGACCGACAAAGGCCTCTGCTCGCTCGAGCTCGAGAACATCGAAAGCGGGCGCCTCACGTTTTCTTGGGGGGGCAATGCTCGCAAAGGCAAGTCGAAGGGAAAGGGGCCCGCGCGGCGGGCATCCGGCCACGGGCGCTGAGCCCGCGGTTCTGAGCACGGAGACAAGAACATGGCAGCGCACGCAGCGGGTTTGGACGTCGACCTTGGTGGGATCGTCGAGCAGGTCGCCTCGGAGAAGGGGATCGACAAACAGATCCTGATCGAGACGATGGAGGCCGCCATTCTCAAGGCCGCCCAGGCAGCGTTCGGTCCGACTCGAGAGCTCGAGGCTCGGTTCA
Coding sequences within:
- a CDS encoding radical SAM protein, which produces MLWQVIDRLETLAPLEVTDHSRSVAGMVHVYPVVSRRAGGVSVGINLNPNNACNWRCVYCQVPGLILGKGPRIDLELLERELGEMLDAIVHGDFMQRSVPEGARRLNDVAFSGNGEPTTSPDFPAALDVVVRTLEARNIAPPLRLILITNGSMLGKPPVLDAVRSMAKHHGEIWFKLDSATAEGSLRVNNCHASPEDHAEKLRTAALACPTWLQTCWFSWHGATPDAREEHAYLKLLRELRRDGVPLAGVHLYTLARASHQPEAPQLDKVSPEVLEQLARRIRALGLTVKVSA
- a CDS encoding protein kinase, producing MSDDGRAHDAGQVADTGPRPADPMVGTVLKGTYQVLRRVAEGGMGVVYEGEHVRLKRRVAIKVLLSQYARHPEVLARFRREAEIVGGLGHPHIVQVFDVDETDTKDPFLVMEYLEGETLAERLEREPRLPLAAALRVATQVASALTSTHLKEIVHRDLKPENVFLVKATGEKEFVKVLDFGISKVRGGGPRLTAQNMVIGTPAYMAPEQARGERDVDHRVDQFALSAITYEMLTGQLPFPGEDPVEIMKGVIGADPIPLRKIASWIPEAVENVVLRGLSKKPADRFSTIAEFAAALDRAVTSATATSASERRTVAAPISEAPDPPDAASAPNAASSRSAASSPPKSAEKIGPAGTYSARPSQSVEKIPTSVARNEKPTPPAQSRQLEPARPQRAPSISMIPSKGPLLDEGRMPTAPAPENLVDRVGPVSRRPVTPGPRAGSSEPPAPESRRGRDGQLRLDVPPSVPPYERISRVPSSPPSSPPPESRERALTPAGSGARNAVRAQRALEEARAALKLGRLDEAVEHAEKLLELAVFGKETGVYEVLRAGMPVVDHIFEARVGPLDRTLEITAAARDQKKMNLSSKAAFVLACAEGGVTIQEAIDVSGIPRRDVIRMLAGLMRRGALVPH
- a CDS encoding DUF1285 domain-containing protein, whose product is MKPADHPEFFRWPAPEGRSRESTIRLDENGHFWHDGARVEHLGMQKAFASWIALHPEDGRFILTNGWDWTYFTVDDVPFFVKGLHIDGDTVQLRLSDDSREELDPTSLSVADNDAVYVRVKQGRFDARFTPEAQTGLGPLLAESDAGEPVLSLAGVRHAIPARRRRRPPESPE
- a CDS encoding D-3-phosphoglycerate dehydrogenase, with the protein product MKVLVADKLNPAALDEMRTLGVEVVYQPEISVDELPAAVKDVNVLVVRGTTVRADAMKAGVMLNLIIRAGAGVRNIDVKTASERGIYVANCPGKNASAVAELTMTLMGCLDRRVPDAVSSLRSGKWAKEEFAKAKGLRGRRLGIVGFGHVGRAVARLAVAYGLDVHAYSRSSIPARAAELGVGWAPNVLELAKRSDILSVHLELSQRTRGIISREVLDALPNGATFVNTADPGLVDWAALTELAPMKDLRVGLDVLPNEPDTRVADYDNPILHAGLVYATPHIGASTDEAQVAIAAETVRILRSFLVKGEVPNVVNIAASTRGRYVLVVRFLDKVGALANVLGVLKRHAINIQELENTVFEGGRAGCAKIRTDTRPSEGCLTEMMAFTDEVLHVDLVTLPNLA
- a CDS encoding ribosome maturation factor RimP; the protein is MSTIAHDRLPGLDRERMLAAVEPVLRAHGVEGVELIWRTDRSGWLLELTIERPGTRVPGEGVTLALCTDVSRDLSAALDVAEVLTHAYRLEVGSPGLDRALYSGDDYARFAGQTAKLKLREALDGQKVVHGTLHGLNDSGQVELETDKGLCSLELENIESGRLTFSWGGNARKGKSKGKGPARRASGHGR